The proteins below are encoded in one region of Micromonospora yangpuensis:
- a CDS encoding acetyl-CoA C-acetyltransferase: MASVIVSGARTPMGRLLGNLKDLSAVDLGGVAIKAALERAGVAPDQVQYVIMGQVLQAGAGQIPARQAAVAAGIPMSVPALTVNKVCLSGLDAIALADQLVRAGEFDIVVAGGMESMTNAPHLLLGQRTGYKYGDVTVKDHMALDGLTDAWDNCSMGESTERHGARHAITRAEQDAFAATSHQRAAAAQKNGHFADEITPVVIPQRKGDPLVISEDEGIRPETTAESLAKLRPAFAADGTITAASSSPISDGAAAVVVMSKAKAKELGLSWLAEVGAHGNVAGPDNSLHSQPSNAINHALRKGGLSVADLDLIEINEAFAAVGIQSTRDLGVSPDQVNVNGGAIALGHPIGMSGARLVLTLALELKRRGGGTGAAALCGGGGQGDALIIHVPAGGE, from the coding sequence ATGGCTTCGGTGATCGTCAGCGGCGCGCGGACCCCGATGGGCCGGCTGCTGGGCAACCTCAAGGACCTCTCCGCCGTCGACCTCGGCGGGGTGGCCATCAAGGCCGCGTTGGAACGCGCCGGGGTCGCCCCCGACCAGGTGCAGTACGTGATCATGGGCCAGGTGCTCCAGGCCGGCGCGGGTCAGATCCCGGCCCGGCAGGCGGCGGTGGCGGCCGGGATCCCGATGTCCGTGCCGGCGTTGACCGTCAACAAGGTGTGCCTCTCCGGCCTGGACGCGATCGCCCTGGCCGACCAGCTCGTCCGGGCCGGCGAGTTCGACATCGTGGTGGCCGGCGGCATGGAGTCGATGACCAACGCCCCGCACCTGCTGCTCGGTCAGCGCACCGGCTACAAGTACGGCGACGTGACCGTCAAGGACCACATGGCGCTGGACGGGCTCACCGACGCGTGGGACAACTGCTCGATGGGTGAGTCCACCGAGCGGCACGGTGCCCGGCACGCCATCACCCGGGCCGAGCAGGACGCCTTCGCCGCGACCAGCCACCAGCGGGCCGCCGCCGCGCAGAAGAACGGCCACTTCGCCGACGAGATCACCCCGGTGGTCATCCCGCAGCGCAAGGGCGACCCGCTGGTGATCAGCGAGGACGAGGGGATCCGCCCGGAGACCACCGCCGAGTCGCTGGCGAAGCTGCGCCCGGCGTTCGCCGCCGACGGCACGATCACCGCCGCCAGCTCCTCGCCGATCTCCGACGGCGCCGCCGCCGTGGTGGTGATGAGCAAGGCCAAGGCCAAGGAGCTGGGGCTGAGCTGGCTGGCCGAGGTCGGCGCGCACGGCAACGTGGCCGGCCCGGACAACTCCCTGCACTCGCAGCCGTCCAACGCGATCAACCACGCGCTGCGCAAGGGCGGGCTGAGCGTCGCCGACCTCGACCTGATCGAGATCAACGAGGCGTTCGCTGCGGTCGGCATCCAGTCCACCCGGGACCTCGGGGTCAGCCCGGACCAGGTGAACGTCAACGGTGGGGCGATCGCGCTGGGCCACCCGATCGGCATGTCCGGCGCCCGACTGGTGCTCACCCTCGCCCTGGAGCTGAAGCGGCGCGGCGGCGGCACCGGCGCGGCGGCGCTCTGCGGCGGCGGCGGTCAGGGCGACGCGCTGATCATCCACGTACCGGCGGGCGGCGAGTGA
- the mce gene encoding methylmalonyl-CoA epimerase has translation MVEHTSGEPTAEPATGIGLLRIDHVGIAVADLDAAIDFYQRTFGMRCVHTETNTEQGVREAMLAVGPSASGGCLQLLAPATPESTIAKFLDRNGPGVQQVAYTVADIDVACAALRERGLRLLYDTPRRGTADSRINFVHPKDAGGVLVELVQPAG, from the coding sequence ATGGTTGAGCACACCTCCGGCGAGCCCACCGCCGAACCCGCCACCGGAATCGGACTGCTCCGCATCGACCACGTCGGCATCGCCGTGGCCGACCTGGACGCGGCGATCGACTTCTACCAGCGCACCTTCGGGATGCGCTGCGTGCACACCGAGACCAACACCGAGCAGGGCGTACGCGAGGCGATGCTGGCGGTCGGGCCGAGCGCCTCCGGCGGCTGCCTGCAACTGCTCGCCCCGGCGACCCCGGAGTCGACGATCGCGAAGTTCCTCGACCGTAACGGGCCGGGCGTGCAGCAGGTGGCGTACACGGTCGCCGACATCGACGTGGCCTGCGCCGCCCTGCGCGAGCGGGGTCTGCGGCTGCTCTACGACACCCCCCGACGGGGCACCGCCGACTCGCGAATCAACTTCGTCCACCCGAAGGACGCCGGCGGCGTCCTCGTCGAGTTGGTCCAACCCGCCGGGTGA
- a CDS encoding cell division protein DivIVA, producing the protein MPQQQSSPLAFFDNANSQPDFTVGLRGYNVGQVDDFIGRLTAALTQSEQARAEAEQRMNDAQRRLRQAEQRQSALEQKLNDTNKQLEENSRPTLSGLGTRVEQILRLAEEQANDHRNEAKRESEGILSAARLEAREITDKARAEAAAMKATAEREAGSVRTSAEREAAEVRVQARREADTLRGDAERETKQLRTVTAHEVAELKSTVEREVATLRATAEREITQQRAKAAREAEEKRAEATKLLTDARDKRDKDLQALELQLAERREKAEREESERHAAQVAQTQKLVGEAEQRARAAQDRAKEIEQRAEARRVESERTASDTVEKAKALSEKTLNEAKAEAKRLLTEARTEADLTTQAARREVEDLTRQKDAVTSQLGQMLSGLAGIVPGMPPAAQAAAVAEQAKADPQERVSAEKTS; encoded by the coding sequence ATGCCCCAGCAGCAGTCCTCCCCTCTGGCGTTCTTCGACAACGCGAACTCGCAACCGGATTTCACCGTTGGCCTGCGTGGCTACAACGTCGGGCAGGTCGATGACTTCATCGGTCGGCTGACCGCCGCGCTGACCCAGTCCGAGCAGGCCCGCGCCGAGGCCGAGCAGCGGATGAACGACGCCCAGCGTCGGCTCCGCCAGGCCGAGCAGCGGCAGAGTGCGTTGGAGCAGAAGCTCAACGACACCAACAAGCAGCTCGAGGAGAACAGCCGGCCGACCCTCTCCGGTCTCGGCACCCGGGTCGAGCAGATCCTGCGGCTCGCCGAGGAGCAGGCCAACGACCACCGCAACGAGGCCAAGCGTGAGTCGGAGGGGATCCTCTCCGCGGCCCGCCTGGAGGCTCGCGAGATCACCGACAAGGCCCGCGCCGAGGCCGCCGCGATGAAGGCCACCGCCGAGCGGGAGGCCGGCAGCGTCCGCACCTCCGCCGAGCGGGAGGCCGCCGAGGTCCGCGTCCAGGCCCGCCGGGAGGCCGACACCCTGCGCGGCGACGCCGAGCGGGAGACCAAGCAGCTGCGTACGGTCACCGCGCACGAGGTGGCCGAGTTGAAGTCCACCGTCGAGCGTGAGGTGGCCACCCTGCGGGCCACCGCCGAGCGGGAGATCACCCAGCAGCGGGCCAAGGCCGCCCGCGAGGCCGAGGAGAAGCGCGCCGAGGCGACCAAGCTGCTCACCGACGCCCGGGACAAGCGCGACAAGGACCTGCAGGCCCTGGAGCTTCAGCTCGCCGAGCGCCGGGAGAAGGCCGAGCGGGAGGAGTCGGAACGGCACGCGGCCCAGGTCGCCCAGACGCAGAAGCTGGTCGGCGAGGCCGAGCAGCGGGCCCGCGCCGCCCAGGACCGGGCCAAGGAGATCGAGCAGCGGGCCGAGGCCCGTCGGGTCGAGTCCGAGCGCACCGCCTCGGACACCGTCGAGAAGGCCAAGGCACTCTCGGAGAAGACCCTCAACGAGGCCAAGGCCGAGGCGAAGCGGTTGCTCACCGAGGCCCGTACCGAGGCTGACCTGACCACGCAGGCGGCCCGGCGCGAGGTCGAGGACCTCACCCGGCAGAAGGACGCGGTCACCTCGCAGCTCGGTCAGATGCTCTCGGGCCTCGCCGGCATCGTCCCGGGCATGCCGCCCGCGGCCCAGGCGGCGGCCGTCGCGGAGCAGGCCAAGGCCGACCCCCAGGAGCGCGTGAGCGCGGAGAAGACCAGCTGA
- a CDS encoding alpha/beta hydrolase, whose product MSTPIRASSILPGHRTDIELHTADGLRLVGELARPAERAPVGTLVCLHPLPTHGGMMDSHVFRKAAWRLPALADLAVLRFNTRGTSSLRGTSEGSFDAADSERYDVAAAIEYAEFAELPNIWLLGWSFGTDLALKHGCDPAVTGAILLSPPLRFSTDSDLATWARSGKSLTALVPEFDDYLRPDEARRRFAAVPQAEVVGVPGAKHLWVGDAETVLDEVVRRVNPQASVPLPTEWDGPMETGDVSGYADRTVAAFADTPVPGPQAGGSA is encoded by the coding sequence GTGAGCACCCCGATCCGAGCGTCGTCGATCCTGCCCGGCCACCGTACCGACATCGAGCTGCACACCGCCGACGGGCTGCGCCTGGTCGGCGAGCTGGCCCGGCCGGCGGAGCGGGCGCCGGTGGGCACCCTGGTCTGCCTGCACCCGCTACCCACCCACGGCGGGATGATGGACAGTCACGTGTTCCGTAAGGCGGCGTGGCGGCTGCCCGCCCTGGCCGACCTGGCCGTGCTCCGGTTCAACACCCGGGGCACCAGCAGCCTGCGCGGCACCAGCGAGGGCAGCTTCGACGCCGCCGACAGCGAGCGCTACGACGTGGCCGCCGCCATCGAGTACGCCGAGTTCGCCGAGCTGCCGAACATCTGGCTGCTGGGCTGGTCCTTCGGCACCGACCTGGCGCTCAAGCACGGCTGCGACCCGGCGGTGACCGGCGCGATCCTGCTCTCGCCGCCGCTGCGCTTCTCCACCGACTCCGACCTGGCCACCTGGGCCCGCTCCGGCAAGTCGCTCACCGCGCTGGTCCCCGAGTTCGACGACTACCTGCGCCCCGACGAGGCCCGCCGGCGGTTCGCCGCGGTGCCGCAGGCCGAGGTGGTCGGCGTCCCCGGGGCCAAGCACCTCTGGGTAGGTGACGCCGAGACCGTCCTGGACGAGGTGGTCCGCCGGGTCAACCCGCAGGCGTCGGTGCCGCTGCCGACGGAGTGGGACGGCCCGATGGAGACCGGCGACGTCAGCGGGTACGCCGACCGGACGGTGGCCGCCTTCGCCGACACGCCGGTGCCGGGTCCGCAGGCCGGCGGTTCCGCCTGA